The following coding sequences are from one Thermaerobacter subterraneus DSM 13965 window:
- a CDS encoding LysM peptidoglycan-binding domain-containing protein, giving the protein MQGNQVVVRRGDRIWAIVERYGRSDRDPRDLVAAVMEANGLTSPALRPGMVLVLPPEVLR; this is encoded by the coding sequence TTGCAGGGGAACCAGGTGGTCGTCCGGCGGGGCGATCGCATCTGGGCCATTGTGGAGCGGTATGGGCGCAGCGACCGGGATCCCCGGGATCTGGTGGCGGCCGTGATGGAGGCCAACGGCCTAACATCCCCGGCACTACGGCCCGGTATGGTCCTGGTCCTGCCACCCGAGGTTCTCCGGTAG
- the lexA gene encoding transcriptional repressor LexA: MEELTRRQRQILDYIKASIRERGYPPSVREIGEAVGLKSTSTVHTYLARLERKGYIRRDPTKPRAIEVLEESGLRTRTVPVPLVGQVTAGQPILAVENIEDVLPLPTELVPEGEVFALRIRGDSMIGAGILDGDYVIVRRQETADNGDIVVALIDDEATVKRFYRERDGIRLQPENPAMEPIRVRTARILGKVVALLRRMI; this comes from the coding sequence TTGGAAGAGCTGACCCGCAGGCAGCGGCAGATTCTCGATTACATCAAGGCGTCGATCCGCGAGCGAGGCTATCCCCCTTCGGTACGGGAAATCGGGGAAGCGGTGGGCCTGAAGAGCACATCCACCGTCCACACCTATCTGGCGAGGCTGGAGCGAAAGGGCTACATCCGCCGCGATCCCACCAAGCCGCGGGCCATCGAGGTCCTGGAGGAATCCGGCCTGCGGACGCGGACGGTGCCGGTCCCCCTGGTGGGGCAGGTGACCGCGGGCCAGCCGATCCTGGCGGTCGAGAACATCGAGGACGTCCTCCCCCTCCCGACGGAGCTGGTGCCCGAGGGGGAGGTGTTCGCCCTGCGCATCCGCGGCGACAGCATGATCGGGGCGGGCATCCTGGACGGTGACTACGTCATCGTCCGCCGGCAGGAAACGGCCGACAACGGGGACATCGTGGTCGCCCTGATCGACGATGAAGCGACGGTGAAGCGGTTCTACCGGGAGCGCGACGGCATCCGGTTGCAGCCGGAGAATCCGGCCATGGAACCCATCCGCGTGCGGACGGCCCGTATCCTCGGGAAGGTGGTGGCCCTTCTGCGCCGGATGATTTGA